DNA sequence from the Planifilum fimeticola genome:
GCGGAGAAAGAGCCGGACAATCCGATCAACCTGTGCAATCTGGCGGGGATCCTGTCCGAGATGGGCCGGTTCGAGGAATCGAACGAGGTGCTGGAAAGCGTATTGAACGAAGTGGATCCCCAGCTGTACGAATGCTATTTTTACATGGCGAACAATGCGGCCAACATGGAGGATTTCGATCTGGCCGAGGAATACCTGCTCCGCTACCTGGAGGAAGATCCGGAAGGGGAGTTTGCGGAGGAAGCCAACGAGATGCTGCAGATGCTGGCCTATGAATTGGGCCGGGCGCCGCGGCAGCCGGATTACGGGGGCAAATACGCCTGGATGAAAAAACACGATGAAGCCCGCTGCCATTTGGAAGAGGGGCGCTTTCTTCAGGCGACCCGCGCCCTGGAGGAACTGGTGGAGGAGTACCCCGATTTTCTGGCCGCCCGCAACAATTTGTCCCTGGCTTATTACTACACGGGGCAGCTGAACCGGGCGATCCAGGAAATCCAGAAGGTGCTGGAGGCGGATCCCAACAATCTGCACGCCCTGTGCAACCAGGCGGTGTTGTACCAGCACATGGGGGAATCCGCCAAGAAGGAGCGCCTCGTGGCCGCCCTGAAGAAATGGGTTCCCATGCATCTGGAGCACATGTACAAGCTGGGAACGACAATGGGCATTCTGGGCGAGCACGAAACGGCCTACCAGATGTTCCGCCGGCTCCTCAAAATGGAATCCCAGCCGGAACCCAGCCTGTACCACTATGCGGCGGCGGCGGCCTTCAACACGGGTCGGCATGCCGAAGCCGAAAAGTATTGGAAGCGGGCGATGGAAGCGGACCCGGAGTCCGAGGTGCCGCGCTTCTATCTGAACCAGTGCAGGGAGTGGCTGTCCCGGGGGAACTCTCGGGTGCCCACCATCAGCTACCATTATCAACTTCCCTTTGAGCTGCAGTTTCGTCAGTTGGCCCCCCAGGGTCAGGCCTCCGCGGAGCAAATCAAGCGAAATCCGTTGATCCGCTCCTCCTTTTTCTGGGCGCTGAATCACGGGGACCGGGAGACGAAGCTCCAGGTCATCAAACTGTTCGCCTGGATCGCCGACGAAGAAGTGGAGCAGGTGCTGCGCCAGTTCGTGATGAAGCCGGAGGAAGAGGATGAGCTGAAGAAGATGGCCCTGCTCGTGCTGAGCCATATGGGGGCCGAGGAGCCCTACCGCGCCTGGATCGGCGGGCGGGAGGTGGAAATCTGCTCCCCGTCGGGAGACCCGACGCTCTCCGCCTGGATGGAGCAGTGGAAGCGGGTGTTGGAGTGCTGCCTGGACGGGATGCGCGGCCGGTACGACGCCGTCCAGATCAAGGATGCCCAGACCTTGTGGGCCCAGTATCTCGCCCACTGCAAAGCCGATCCCCCGACGGTCCGCAAGGTGGAGGGATGGGCCGCCGCCCTGGAGTACGTGGTGGCCAAAATGCACGGGCTTGGCTTCACCCAGGCGGATGCGGCCCGGAAGTATCGGGTGGCCGCCGCCACCGTGGGCCGACATGCCCGGGAATTGGAACGGGTATGCGATCTTTTCCCCAAGGAAACGGAGCTTCGTGAATAACAGAGAGAAACGGAACGCGGTCATCCGTCGCCGGTTGGTGTGTCGTCTGCAAACGGGCGGCTCTCTTTTTGCCCGTCGAAGATTTGCCATAGGTCCCGTTTAAATCGTCCGCCGGATGCGGATGGCGCTTCCGAAACGCGGGAGGAAGAGGCAGCACCTCCCCGGACGAGACGAAAAACGGAAAACGGATCGCGTCGAATCGGTGTCGAAGGCCGGATGCATCCCTGCCGAAGCGTTGCCTTTCTTCGCCCGGTTAGGGACTGTGGGGCCTCGGGTATCTATATTAGTGGGACCGAAGTATGATCTGCAACGATCGCCGAAGGGTGGGTGTCAAATGTCGGAGAACAACGTGTACGACGTCATCATCATCGGAGCGGGTCCTGCCGGAATGACCGCAGCCGTCTACGCCGCGCGTGCCAACCTGGACACCCTCATGCTGGAGCGGGGTGTGCCGGGCGGGCAGATGGCCAATACGGAGGAAATCGAGAACTACCCCGGTTTTGATCATATCCTGGGACCGGATCTCGCCAACAAGATGCTGGAGCATGCCAAGAAATTCGGGGCGCGGTACCAGTTCGGGGAAGTGAAGCGAATCATTGACGGCACGCCCTACAAGAAAGTGGTGACCGGCAAGGAGACCTACCTGGCCAAGGCGGTGATCATCGCCTCCGGCGCCGAACACCGGAAACTGGGCGTCCCGGGGGAAGACCGTCTGTCCGGACGCGGCGTCTCCTACTGTGCCGTCTGCGACGGCGCCTTCTTCCGCGACAAGGAATTGGTGGTCGTCGGCGGCGGGGACTCCGCCGTGGAAGAGGGGGTCTTCCTCACCAAATTTGCTTCCAAGGTGACGATCATTCACCGTCGCGACCAGCTGCGGGCCCAGAAGATCCTGCAGGAACGGGCCTTCAAAAACGAGAAGGTCGACTTCATCTGGGACACCGTCGTGGAGGAGATTCTGGGGGACGACAAGGTCACCGGCGTGAAGCTGTACAACCGCAAGACGGGGGAAAGAAGGGAGTTCCCCTGTGACGGGGTCTTCATCTACATCGGGATGGATCCCTTGACCGAATGGGTCCGCGATCTGGGGATCACCAACGAAGAAGGATACATTGAGACGGACGAACGGATGCGCACCCGGCTCAAAGGCATCTTCGCCGCCGGAGACGTCCGCGAGAAAAACCTTCGCCAGGTGGTCACCGCCACCGGCGACGGAAGCATCGCCGCCATGGAAGCTCAGCAGTACATCGAGGAGCTGAACGAAGCGCTGGCCAAGGAGAAGGAAGAAACGGCCCGCCTTTGATGGTTGCATTGTCGGGAAAGCGCCGACCCTCTGGTCGGTGCTTTTTTGCGCGGAAAAGCGCCTGATCAATCATCTTTGCCTGGGGGAGCACGGGAGTCCAGCGACCGGAAAGGGAAGACAGATTGAAACGAATTCGGAATTTGGTTGACTGCGCCAAGTCTTTCCCCCGCCGCTCCCTATCCGTTTCACGCCTGATCGTCGGGCTCAAAGGCGGAGGATCCGACGGATTTTTTTTGGAATTACCGCCCACTCTCTGGTCGGACATGACGGGACGACCATTGACGGAGGTTCCGGAAATGTTCGGGGCTAAACGGTGCTGAGGGCAGGGCCGCGGATGGGGGCGTCTTTGAACAGCCTGTACGGTTGATCGACGAATTGAAGAATCCATTCTTCGTCATAACCAGCCTGTTTACGAAAATTTTTTTACCGCTTTGACTCCCGCGGGCGGGGGAACTTCGTTCGTCGGACCGGTGCCAACGGTAAAAATCGCCACCAATACGACGTTGCATCATCGATTTTGACGCGGGACAACTCACCGAAGGGAAAACGATGGAGACGCTGGCGGACGATTTGTTCCGGTATGTGATGGAGGTGTCCTCCGGCCGGGGGCGAACAAAGAACGAACAGTGGGGGTATCGGGAGATCGCCGTCTTTAAAGATAGTGGCAAGTTATGATTCGCTGATCTGTCGGAAAAGGCGGTCAAATCGGGTCGAGGGGGAGTCTGCCGGGCCTTTTTCAATTTTATCCGGCGGATGGGTGGTGTGGGATTTTGTGATAATACAAGCTTCGACAAAAAAGCTTAAATTGTTCCTTCCCGGTAGAGGTGGTATGATAAACAGGGGTGAAAGTATGCAACGGGTGGTCAACTGCATTCTGCGCGACAAGGATCGCGTCTTGCTCTTAAAAAAACCGCGCCGCGGCTGGTGGGTGGCCCCCGGTGGGAAGATGGAGCCGGCCGAGTCGATCATGGACACGCTCCTCCGCGAGTATGAGGAGGAAACCGGACTCCGGCTGGAAAATGCCCGCCTGTGCGGCGTGTTCACCATGTGTGTGGAGGACCGGGGCGGGTTGGCCAAGGAATGGATGATGTTCACTTTTTTCGCCGACCGCTACAGGGGAGTGCCCCTCAAAGAATCGGAAGAGGGAATTCTGGCATGGCATCCGGTGACGTCGCTGTCCCGACTGCCCGCCGCCTCCGGCGACCGGATCTTCCTGGAGCGGATCGCCCTGCGGCAGGAATTCCTGGTGGGACGGTTTGTATACTCGCCGGAGGAGGAATTGTTGCGATACACCTTGAACGGCCTTCCAGGGACAAAAGAGGTCCAACCTTGACCGAAAATGTCCCATAAAGTATAAAGAGGAAAAAGCCTTTCAATGCGGGGGATCGAGGGGAATGGAGAAACGATATATCGGTGTGGATCTCGGCGGAACCAATATCAAGGTGGGCGTGGTGGATCCATCGGGGAACCTGTTGTACAAGACGGAGCGGCCCACCCGGGCCGAGGAGGGAACGGACGCGGTGATCGGACGGATCACGTCCTGCGCACGGGAAGCGGCGGAGGCGTCGGGCGCCTCTTGGGATCAGGTTGCCGGCATCGGGGTGGGCCTGCCCGGCTTTCTGGACATTCCCCGGGGGATTGTGAAACGGTTGACCAATTTGCCCTGGGAAAATGTTCCGATCCGGGACCTGTTGGAGAAAGAATGGGAGCGGCCGGTGATGATCGACAACGACGCCAACGTCGCCGCCCTCGGCGAGGCCTGGAGCGGAGCAGGGGCGGGGGTTTCGGATCTGGTCTGCATCACGCTGGGAACAGGAGTGGGAGGCGGAGTGATCGCCGGCGGCCGTCTGGTTCACGGCGTCGGCGGCGCGGCCGGGGAGATCGGCCACATCCGGATGGAGGAAGGCGGTGCCCTCTGCGGATGCGGCCAGCGGGGCTGCCTGGAGACCATCGCTTCCGCCACCGGTATCGTCCGCATGGCGAAGGAAATGGCGGCCTCGGGCCGGAAGACCACCTTGGCCGAAGCGGTGCAAGCGGGCACCCTCTCGTCCCGTGACGTGTTCCGGGCGATGGAGGCGGGGGATTCCGTCGCACTGGAAGTGGTTGAACGTGCGACCGATGCCCTGGCAAGGGCGATGGCCACCCTTTCCGTCATCCTGAATCCGGCCCGATTCATCATCGGTGGAGGAGTGGCCCGGGCC
Encoded proteins:
- a CDS encoding tetratricopeptide repeat protein, which produces MKKSAKKQARSNKVVRLRMDAGFFFERAVRSLDRHNYDKALKYFRIAAEKEPDNPINLCNLAGILSEMGRFEESNEVLESVLNEVDPQLYECYFYMANNAANMEDFDLAEEYLLRYLEEDPEGEFAEEANEMLQMLAYELGRAPRQPDYGGKYAWMKKHDEARCHLEEGRFLQATRALEELVEEYPDFLAARNNLSLAYYYTGQLNRAIQEIQKVLEADPNNLHALCNQAVLYQHMGESAKKERLVAALKKWVPMHLEHMYKLGTTMGILGEHETAYQMFRRLLKMESQPEPSLYHYAAAAAFNTGRHAEAEKYWKRAMEADPESEVPRFYLNQCREWLSRGNSRVPTISYHYQLPFELQFRQLAPQGQASAEQIKRNPLIRSSFFWALNHGDRETKLQVIKLFAWIADEEVEQVLRQFVMKPEEEDELKKMALLVLSHMGAEEPYRAWIGGREVEICSPSGDPTLSAWMEQWKRVLECCLDGMRGRYDAVQIKDAQTLWAQYLAHCKADPPTVRKVEGWAAALEYVVAKMHGLGFTQADAARKYRVAAATVGRHARELERVCDLFPKETELRE
- a CDS encoding ROK family glucokinase — its product is MEKRYIGVDLGGTNIKVGVVDPSGNLLYKTERPTRAEEGTDAVIGRITSCAREAAEASGASWDQVAGIGVGLPGFLDIPRGIVKRLTNLPWENVPIRDLLEKEWERPVMIDNDANVAALGEAWSGAGAGVSDLVCITLGTGVGGGVIAGGRLVHGVGGAAGEIGHIRMEEGGALCGCGQRGCLETIASATGIVRMAKEMAASGRKTTLAEAVQAGTLSSRDVFRAMEAGDSVALEVVERATDALARAMATLSVILNPARFIIGGGVARAGDSLFRPLREAYKKHALPSAAEGVSIVPAQLGNDAGVIGAAGLIARRGH
- a CDS encoding 8-oxo-dGTP diphosphatase codes for the protein MQRVVNCILRDKDRVLLLKKPRRGWWVAPGGKMEPAESIMDTLLREYEEETGLRLENARLCGVFTMCVEDRGGLAKEWMMFTFFADRYRGVPLKESEEGILAWHPVTSLSRLPAASGDRIFLERIALRQEFLVGRFVYSPEEELLRYTLNGLPGTKEVQP
- the trxB gene encoding thioredoxin-disulfide reductase; this encodes MSENNVYDVIIIGAGPAGMTAAVYAARANLDTLMLERGVPGGQMANTEEIENYPGFDHILGPDLANKMLEHAKKFGARYQFGEVKRIIDGTPYKKVVTGKETYLAKAVIIASGAEHRKLGVPGEDRLSGRGVSYCAVCDGAFFRDKELVVVGGGDSAVEEGVFLTKFASKVTIIHRRDQLRAQKILQERAFKNEKVDFIWDTVVEEILGDDKVTGVKLYNRKTGERREFPCDGVFIYIGMDPLTEWVRDLGITNEEGYIETDERMRTRLKGIFAAGDVREKNLRQVVTATGDGSIAAMEAQQYIEELNEALAKEKEETARL